A segment of the Trifolium pratense cultivar HEN17-A07 linkage group LG7, ARS_RC_1.1, whole genome shotgun sequence genome:
gtggatttccttcctggattggtatcccccagagtaggcagttggctgaactgggttaacaattacttgtgtcatttatttattttctgtcagttttttatatgttatataagatgtgccaacaatagataACAACATTatacacaaagtagttgttgggacatcttaggcaacatcattctagtgataccagaatttcaatatGAACTGAAATCTATGTTTGTATGTACAGGCAACCGGCGTATGCCAAATTGTATGTTACAACAGACTCCTCTACGAGTAGTCACCTATACCGATGCACATGAAGGTGAAAACATTGTTGGAAACAATCAGATGGCGTATGAATATCTTGGACTATATAGAGTAGAGGGTCGCGGTGAAGTAGACACTGCACAAGGCTTCAGAGTCCATGAGTTCTATCTCAGACCATATAATGAAGGTAAGAGCTGCAACTTAAAAATACGCATTTGAATATTATGTTTATtgcattaattaaaataatcttttgtcGGTCTCTATACATGAGTCTAGTTCTGTCAATGGATCGGATCAGCCTAAATACATATTCGAATTCATTTAATTTATCAAATTTGGATTGGCTCGGATCACATCTCAGATATTTTAGAGGTCGATCCATATCCAATCGTTTAATTTAATGGATAAACGGATCAGATTTTCGGATATTCATTAATCGATTTTATGTAACTTTTTCAGATATTCATTGATCCATTTTATGTAACTTTTGTACTGCTGttgtgttttaattatatgTTATCTGTTCTATAAAAGTATTTTATATAAtgttattctcatttttatatgaATACCGTTGTGAGTGACAAATGCATTACGAATGTCCAGGGTTTGGAATCTAGTCAATgtgttgaaggagaagaaaattGGTGTAGGTGCACATTGAGTGTCCAGGATGCAAGATATGATCTATGAATCATCAAACTTGTAGTATTTGATGTTTTAGTTTGTCTAAATAATTAAAACTCCACCAATGTATCATTTgtccaaattgaaacctaaaataaacgtaagggatcaatATATCTAATTAACAACATTAAGGGAAGTTTCGGTTATGTGGAACCTAAAATAAGGAGAAGAAAATTGGTGTAGGTGCACATTGAGTGTCCAGGATGCAAGATATGATCTATGAATCATCAAACTTGTAGTATTTGATGTTTTAGTTTGCTAAATAATTAAAACTCCACCAATGTATCATTTgtccaaattgaaacctaaaataaacgtaagggaccaatataTCTAATTAACAACATTAAGGGAAGTTTCGGTTATGTGGAACCTGTTAGTTTGCTTGTTATATTGCGAGTGCCACTGCAATTGCTTTGTTGCAATAGAATGTTATCATTTTCAAGTAGGCAACAGCTCAATGAATGTGAAATCTCAGGTCCATTAGAATTTAAACATTAATTTAGTATAGAATTTAAACATTAATTTGTTAATATCTTGTGTTAACTTCTCTTAAAAAGTATTGTTAATACAAACACAATGGGATGTTTCTGGTTCGAATATAAATTTGGGCATTCAACGACATTAAAACTCTTGTGAAGAGTTTATCGTTCATTTAGGTCTCACAAAACTCAAGAAACTAGTCTTTACGATCATACACAAAGGTACCccaattacaaataaaacaaagaaaagaaaaatgcaaTCTGACCCCAACACCATACTCTACTTTGATGGGAAAAGAAATCTTTATGCTCCCCTTAAACAGGTAGAAAAGATTATAAATGTTTTCAGTCTTTGCCTGTATCTCTGTCTCTAAAAACAGatgctattttttgtaaaattgcaTTAATATTAGTTATGTCTTTTTGAAGATTAATGTTGTAAGCTTATCTAGGGATAATCTtgcaacaaatttaaaaaaattatcgcaAAATATTATTCTTAAGAGACTTCAATATTGTGCCACATTTCAAATAATTAAGTCAAGAGAAAAAGGAAACAGCTTAGTAAACCAAATCTTatttatactcttttttttttttttgattgaaTCTTATTTATACTCTTCTGTCACACATAATTTTACATTTCTTTTGACAGGCACGGGCGAGGACTTATACATTATAATTTGTACATTGAATTAACTTCATTGATCTGTAATTAAGTAACCTATTTTGACGTAGACCAAATGacatttgaaatatataatcTTTAATATGCAATAAGTTTTTAAATAAGATGGCTACttgacaaattttttatttttttaaataagatagCAGTATAGAAAATCAGATAACAATTTGATTACTTTTGTTTTGACAAAGGTAAGCTCATagcatataataatttgttaaatACATATTGAAAATTTGGATCTAACTAGATGAGCTACCCTTGATTAATTATGTACATTTTACCATCAATATAATTAGAGCAAACCAAATGTCCGTTACGTCTCATCTTGATTTGGCTATACTTGTATGTAGCCAGCCATGTTAGCTTCACATGAGAGAGCCCTTTTTTTAAGGCTAAAAACTCATCAGTCAGCTCGGCCCTTTTCCTATTCAGCTTTGCCGCCTATTAAGAGAATAGTCAAGACAGTCCAACAATATAACCCTCCAAAGTAAACAAAGCTATACCATAGTCGGGTGTTAGGACAAATGCATGCAAAACACTTTTCAGGTCAGTCATCATCATCTGATAAACATACTAAATCTGCAGACGCAGCTTGATGCGATGAGTTAATCACCATGCTACTGCTATTGGGCCCAAATCTGGATAGGTTAGCGGGAGCCGTATCTGACAAACGCGAAATAACATTTGGGGAGGTTATATTAGATTGATTGCTAACATTCCCATGTGAACCCGTGAGAGGTAAGTTAGGAGTGGCTAATCTGCCTGCACTGTCAGGCCGGTATCCCGTTTGTGGATTAGACTGATGGGTTGTTGGTCTTTGCAAGGGTGGGACACGAGCATGTGAGGGAGAAATTGCTCGAAGGTTACTAGGAGCTGTCTGACTTAGATTTCGGAGTAGAAGAGGATGGAAACTGGAGGGTGGAACAGAATTTGGGGGTCTAGAAGATTGGAGATGTGGTGCAGGGGCACGTATCTCGCCACCAGTTTGAACATCTCGGGCGATTGAAGACCTAGTAGTGTTAATGAGAGGTGGTCTTGCAGAGACACCGGAGGAAGTTCCAGACTTATTGTAACCAGGCGGTACCATATGCTGTGACTTAGGAGCAATGGGGGGACTCAGCAGACTGGTTGCAGGAGGCTGACTGGGAGCAATGGAGGGACTCAGCAGACTGGTCGCAGGAGGCTGACCGGAAGAACCAGAAACCACTAATGACCGAGTAGCAGTTTGTTGACTCGAACGTTGATGCAACTGCCGCGGAAGTGAATCTGAAATCAAGATAGAGATTAGAAAAAATACTCGAAACAGAAAACTCAGTGCTGCAAGCCTTCCACATTTAGTGATTTGTATGCCTGCTGCTGAATAGATTACATAAACAAGACATGAATGCAAACACACTATGCGCAagagtattttgtttttttgggataagagtacatattttatttatttttggacaaaGGATAAGAGTACATATTTAAGTGTGTACCTTTGCCATCCTATCCCAATGTTAGACTAATTCGACCAACCAAGAACAATAATACCATAAAACtactgaaacaatttttttaaaaactgcaTATATAATTTTGCTTAAAATTGGCCttcttagaaaaaaataaataataagagAACCAAATTATTATCCTTGGCAAGGACTCTCACAGCCTTAGTAGTATCTGCCAACTCAGGTTTATTGCTTCGGTAGAAACTTGATcagtcaacaaaaaaacaacagaTGGCAAggaaagataaataaattaataaaccaCCAACACGAGACATAGTTGGAAAGGAATTGAAGTGAAGTTTGGTTTCGGTAACCAATCAAAATCAGAGCTTTAAAAGCAATGTTAACACTTAGATGTCTATGAAAAACAAACATACCATGTTGCATTCCTGAAGCACCGGGTGCTTTAAGATCCAAGCATTTAGACCTAAAAGCATCAGCCAATAACTTATTCACACAAACTGTGTTAAGATTTGTATCCAAAGTCTTCTTTGTTCGCTGAAATTCAACTTCCATCTCTTGAAATTTAACATCATACTTTTTTCGAAGCTCCGCTAATTCCTTTTCAAAATCAGATTTCAACCGCAATTTCTGCTCCAACAAGAATAATACTTTAGTAATCAGAAAAGATAGGAACCTAGAATAAGTATTCATCAGATTAAGGTCATATGAGTAAACCAGAAACTAACCGAATCTTCATGGCTTTTCGAAGTTTGTTCTAttgctttttgtattttttcaaattcaattttcagTGGATCATAGGACAAATGTGGAAGCCTTGTGGAAGACGAAGGGGCTGTAGATTGGATAGGGTGATTATTCATCTCCAAAGGAGTTGACAAATTTCTTGGGTTGGCAGACTGTGTTCTAACTCTACTGGCTGTAACTGAATCAAGATCTGAATTTGAGACAGGGTGCACGGCAGCTTGATTTGAATGTAAAAAAAGTGCTGAATTTGAGTGTGGCTGCGCAACATTTTTATTTGGAACCGCAGAAGATGGTTCAGGATGATGAGTGGGGATATCTGGTACATTGCTCGGCTGATGTTCATCTTCAGTTGCTAAATGAAAATTAGACAAACCCAGCATACCCAAGTTGGAAGAGAGCTCTGCAGCAGCTAATTGATGCACCTGCTTTGGAGGCACCGTGATTTGATTGGCTGGTACAACATCAGCTGAACGAGATGCCAGTTGAACTTGTTCATAAGAATTTTGCATTTCCCCAGCTGAATCCTTGTCAGCAGCAGACTCCACAGACGGCAATTGTTGCCCTTGTTCTAGAGGCTCCATGACATTAACTGGTCTAGAAGATACTGGAGCACTGGTCACAGTTCCGAGTACTCCTCCCTCCAGGTCATTTGTGGTACTATTATCCACCAGCACAGCATTTGTTGAAGGCTCTATATCCTTATGACAATCTGCCACTGCATGACTATTTTCTGGCACAGTGACAGGAATATCTCCATCAGGAATACTCAAGAGTCCATCAGGTATTTGTTGCTCCAAAGGTGGATTTGAAAGGGAAATTGTATCTCGACAACTGGTTGAACAAGCAGCTTGACAAGGCCTTGGTGATGAAACACCATCTATAACTGGCACATCTATTGAACCTCTGTCGGATATTTGAGCCACATATGAAGGGGGACTCTGCAGCAGACAATCAGTGAAATTGACGGCCTCAGACATTTCAACATGTACCTGTCTTTTTGATACACTTACAGAGTCCCCTCCATTAGTAGTTTCTTGCACTTCACCTGGAATTTGCCCTTCAGGTACGCTTGATGAGACTCCATCAGAACACTGGTGCACTGGATGTGTGGCATTCTCACAATCTGGCAAGCATGCGGTACCTAAACTAGGAATCTCACAACCATCTCGAGACCGATGGCCAAAATTTGCACACCTATTATCTTCATCTGTCATGCTTGTAGCACAATCAGAATTCTGTTCTCTGCAATCTGGCAAGCACGCGGTATCTAAACTAGGCTTCTCACAACCATCTCTAGACTCATGGCCAAAATTTTCAGACCTAATAGCTTCATCTGTCATGCTTGTAGCACCATAAGAATTCTGCTCTCTGGAATGGGAAAGTTTAGAGAGAATATTTTCCTGACTGACATGTTGATTTTCAGTTGTATTATGGTCCTCATTTCCAGAGACTGCCCGATCATTTGAAACCATAATGTCCATTTCATTAGCCCTGTCATGCTTGACCAGAGAATTTTGTTGTTCAACTGTTTTATCAACTGAAGGGGAATTTTTTTGAGGAACCACAGCCCCAGTCTCTTTCATGGATTCAGCCACATTATCACACATCTGCGAGTAATCAAACCCAGTCCCAAGTTCCTTTAAAGCAACTATGTTTCGCAATTCGTTTTTTGCCCAAGATTTCAAATCTTCCACCCAAGTGGTCTCACAGTCTTGAACCTTTAATATATGAGCTGAATGTTTGTCCTCGAGATCTTTGAGACTTGTTTCATACTGAAATTCCAGATCTTCAATCCTTTTTTGATGTTCaatgttcaaaattttgagcATTTCTATTCTCGTCACCTCATTAGGAGAGCAGGATCGCGTGAATGCTAACTCTATTGTGTATTTTCTCTCCAATTCAGCCTTTTGAGCCTCATTAGACGCTCTCAACCTTTGTTTCTCTTCCTGGTGCATAAGGCGTATCTTATTCAGcgttttttcacactttttctgaatttttttaatgctTTTGGACAAATCTTTTTTGAACAATTCAACCTCTTGTGCCACTCCAGTACATGAAACTCTTGGTGATTTAGAAGCTTTTGGAGAAGAAGTATTATTACAATTTTCTGTACgatgtaaaaatattttctttagaCACCGCAGCATAGAAAAAATGAGGTCCACCTCTCCTTTCTTAcagtcaaaattcaaattttgttccGCAAGAATAAGAGAAGCCTTGTGGTCAAGTTTGTGATTTAGCAAAGAAGCAGCAGTCCAAATCTGAAATTTGCATAATACAAGGAGGGGATTATCAGTCATACTTATACATTATACTTATACATTACATACAAATAAATGCAACCACGGAATATATGCATTTACAAGAGGTAGAAAACAAAGTCCTATAACAACCTATTTTACATATTATTAACTACAATATACTAGAAAAAAAAgcaaagaggaaaaaaaagtgATGTGACAGTAACATTCTCTCCGTTTCAAATGGAATAAAAAAGAACTGAGAAAAAAAGAGTGAAATTTATACAtattaagaacaaatattaAACAGAAGGAGGAAAATCATGTTGAGCTTTATATCTATCCTATGCTTTATATCTATCCTATGCTTAAGTTTTGTCCAttactatttttctttcttccataTTATCTTCCACAAATATGATGACAAAATGACTACAAGCCAAGTTTATTTGATTATACTTGTGCCCTGCACTGATGACAATGAGGCTTGAGTCTAGCCATGTTATGAACGAGCTCACTAAACAACGCAGAGCAAGATCAGCccaaacaaaaatttcaaagcaTACATGCAGTTGACTAACCAGATCAAGTGCAAACAAAAAATTGCTTTGATGGTTGGCTTGCAACAGAAAAATGTCAAATGTgtgaaaaatcaacaaatttattattggatttccccaaaaataaataagatacaCACACAATACACAAAATTAGGGAAGCTAGATAGGATAAAACGAAATCAAATTCCAGAAAATACTACTGCTTGAAAGGAAAAAGAAGCCCAAATTTTAACAAGAGTCACATATCAGAGTATGGAAAGAATCAagaataaataaacaaacaaaacaccaattttatttattttatttaagaaaacatAAGCTATAACAGAAACAAGGATGTGATAGAGAAGGGGTGATTGAAGAAAAGGATTTTATAGATAAAAATGCAAGAAATATTCTGACCAGAGATATTTGAAAAGCCTGTAATATTGACACGGGTTCCCTATCGACATGGTGATGGTTCATAACATACTCAAGAAAATTGTCAACCATATTCTTGACATTATCCTGCATTAGAAAATATGTCACCATAACATCAAATTCAAACTAATAATAGAGCTCAGATTTCGTTAGCACAAACAATCTGGTAATAAAAATGCAATCTTGTAAGGGGCCAATGCAGGAAAACAAACAGAGAGTAAAACTTAACAAAGAGAAAAACATGCTGCATACTGGAAGAAGAAGAACGTCACAGAGCTTTGTGATCTGTGGCTTCAGCAAAAGATGTAAGCTCCTCTGCTCATCATGTATTCTGCCGTTTTTCTCGGATCCAACACCATTATCCTGAGGTTTATCTGGTATTTGATCAAGCAAACAAAGTGAGTAAGGTTGATCAAGCAATAAAAGTGAGAAATGACAGTAATTAACATTGAATGGCTACACCAACACAAATACTTGAACTAGGAAAGAATTGAGTGACTTTACCCACTAGATCTCCAAAGATTCCTGCAAAAGTATATTACTGGCCTCAGAGGATATATCATAAAAACACCAAAGATAATTCTTACTATTAGTTAGTTAACCTCATTAATGACCTGTTTGttactaatcaatttaaaagcAATTATGATAGAAATAATTTAGAGATGTTTAGAAGAAGCAGAAACTTTTAAGTTTGtcttattttttaaagtaatttttaaCTTGTTTGCATACAATAACATAGGACTAGAAGTGCTTATTTTCgacaaaataacatttttaagaaaaatcacattttttaaaacctggtaaaaaaaagtatattggAAAAACAATAGGTTTTAATGATAATTCTCAGGTACTTTCATATTTAGTTTAAACATATGCCTCTTTCAAAAAAGgtgattttttttcacaaagTTTGCATAACAACCAGCCACTAACCTGCCTTGACTCCAGTGGGTAACTTTTCACCTTCAGATTTCGATGTAGGCTGATCAACAGTATTGTTGCTCACTTTCATGCGCTTCTTTGTTATGCCTTCATTCACAGGGTTGGTCCCACCTTCCAAATTATTGAAACAATGAACTCTCTTCCGGCTCCGCTGAGATGGACTACTTGAGTACTTCCATCGAAAATGTTTTCCCTCCAATAGTTTAGTCCAAAAAGTTTGTGGTGACTCTTCATCCAGCGACCCAAGTTTCAGTTCACCAAGCAAAGGAAAATTGGAACAGTAGGATCCTCCGTTTTGCTGGACTTTCAATAAAATTGAGTGACTGCTCGTGTCCGAATCTTCACCAGCATCAGATAGACAGGATGTGAACTCTGAAACTGTTTTTTCTAGCAGTGGTATAGGACTTGACGTAGAAGTTGAACCGTCAAGGGAAACCCCCAACTCGTCAAAAAGACGAGAAGCACCCCACATCAAGAGAGTATGATTGAGACCCCGGCTTGAATATAGACAGTTTATGTCTAGGGCCTTATCTTGCGTAGCAAGAATTAAAGCTTTCTCTTCAGCAGTGAAAGCTGTATATAAACGGAACATTTTGATAAATTGAAACTGTGAATCAAGTGTTATCTTCTGAAGGGATCTTAGATCATTCATTGGGTTCCAATCACTATCAAATATAATAACAGTGTCAATTGATGACAATTTTATGCTAGGAAGGCAGGCACTAGTTTCCATCAGAAAGACAAATCGCTTATTATTCTTGTCATTAAATTTCTTCATGGCAGCTTGCTTCTTAGAAGATGAAAGACTTTTATCAATTCTTTCAAATGAATCTACATCAAATCTTTGTCGCAGGAAGTCATCTAAAATATCTCCAATTGAATCCTTTCCAATAGACTGCAAATTCAATAACAAATTCTTATAACTCAATTACCTAGTTTCCCTCAAGCGGATGAACACACAATATAAAAGAAAGCGGCGTATGACATTCACTATGCAGTCACCAACAGACATACACAAGTACAGTCAGAAAATTAGAAAAAGTGGTCATGACGATGCCAAAAAAACAACCACCATGCCTCCGTGcatttgatttgctaaaaaaagaATGACTAGACAATACAAGAatccttgtttaatttttgaaaattgctGTGGGACAAAGCAAAACAAATCAAAGATGACAGTAGATGGGAAAAAAGTGCAAAAATGTGTTTCTCAAGAAAATCAAAGGATAACTTTTAGTCCCATGcacaatttaaagaaaaaacaaaaattccaCTTCTTGATAGATAACACTCATCCTCAAGTCCCCTTCTCTCCATCAATGGTTTTAACCTTTCTCCATCCCTCTCTTCCCCTCCTCTACTCGAAACTGTTTGTGTTGTACAATTACTACCAAACAATGAAGAGAATCAAAAGTTATGTCGTGAAGTGAACTAGTATATGTTGTTAATCTCGGATAGCGGCGTGTAGCGCCGACCCTCAAAAATGCTATTGCGGTATAGCGGGTAGTGCTATAGCGGTATAGCGGTCATgtacaaattaaacataaattccaacaacatacataaaatagaaaaatacccaaaattaaaaggactttcttacttaataattatactaaatattgtcatttaccATCAAAATAGGTTCTAAATAAAGACTAATAACATTCCATGATTTTACTTCTCCCGATATCCTCAACCGATGCTTCTTTGCTCTTGTTATTCCTCCACTGGaagggtgaaaacaaaaatcacaaataATTGTTTTCTTGCTGCTGTCTTTATAAGAATTCCACTTCCAACCTATATCAAGGTTGTCACTAGTAGGCTTAATGAAGCCTCTGTTATCAGCAGTTCTAGAAGATGGTGCCATTGCGCTACCAAACCGCTCACTTAtgatttatttccaaaataaggattttcatcaatttttttccctccaaaACGCTAAAGCGGCCAAATAGCGCTACCAAACCGCTACGCCACCGCTACCAAAACGCTATTTTCCTGCAAATCGCGGCCGCTATTTCCGCTTCTCTAAATAGAGGAAAGCAGCCTTATAGCATAGCAGAGAGGTGGTAAAACGCTACGCTATAGCGCTATAGCAACATCCTAGGAACTAGTTACTCTTAAAGAGTCTTATTCATTAATGATAAAAACATGTTTCTAAGCTGTCGAAACTCTAAAACAATGCTCTATTCACTAATACCGTAATACGATCCTAACCAATCTTAAAAGAAAACTTGAACAGTGACAGTGAGATTTCTCTTACTCTAACAAGTAAAATTTTACCTCTCTCAATCACACACATAtatcaacaacacaacaacaacaaacaaacaaacaaacaaaaaaagccTTATCCCACTAGGTGGAGTCAACTACATGGATatggatcaaatgacaccataATGCACTTATCTTAGATCATATCTTTAACCAAATCATTGACATCTAATCATGGTAGTCGGAATCACGAGTCAACTCATAAGAGCATACGAGACCACAATGTTGCTGCCACTGAGTGTGCCTGTGCAAGGCTAAGATCGCAAGTGGTGTGGGCGCGGCAGAATCAGCGCACAAAGCCACGGGATCATATGCATCAGTGTATTTTTGTCGAGTTGCAAAGAAGACACCTACTGGGTGTGTGGGTCAAGTATGTGACCCGGTTATGGAGTAACACAATAGTGTTTTTCACAAAGCATGGAAAGAAACTCATAGGCGATATATGGGAAGATAGTTTGCAAAATGCATACCTGGAAAAGCACGAGTGCCCGTAAGTTATTTTTTCTCAACTCTGTGAGCATTGAATCAAGTAGTTGCAGCTTGCCACTTGCTTTTATTCCAACATTTAGATACTCAACTAATTTTTCTTTGTCACTCGGATAATCAACTTCTTCAAGGTCCTTGAATAGTAAAGTTTGCACGGACGGATCATTAACATAGGGATGATTACAACACTGTCGAGAGATACCACAACCaaaaaatgaaaccatttagaAAGTTCATAGCCACTTGGCAGCTGTGGAGTTAATTGAATAAGTAAAGAAACACCATAGCAACTATTGCAAAAAATACTcagttgtttaccaaattcgtTCTAGTTTTTTGTTAGGGGGGCCAAATAAACTTCagaatatatacataaaaaattatatacaaaaaggattttaatgattaaaatagataaattctTCAATTTAACCACATGAATCCAAACCTATTTTGATAATTGGTTGATGAATCTCAGATAGTAGGTTTAACTCCAACACATAAATTGGCTTGTAAGGCGAGAATTGTCAAGGCTTTGTAAGCTCTATTTAGGTCATATCACTAGGAGGTGTGAGATTTGTACTTTACTCAAGCACAACCCCACACCCAGAGCTCTTGTGTCTTCTGCCTGAACAATTTTGGTAGCGCAACAATGAATCTAGGATAGTCTCCAATATTATCTTAGGTTTTCAGCCTAACCCAACCCCACAAAACtagcttgtaaagtgaggattgttAAACTTGGATAAGCTCTATTTAGGCCATATCACTAGGCGAAATAGGACTTTATCCAATAATGAATCGTGCATGTATCAGATTGACTAAAACAGATGTTCAgtatttgaaaataattaaaaaaaatattgaaatgataaaattttaaatatttcactTGATAATAGTAAAGAATTATGATCAATCTATCAATAAACATTTAATGATAATAAAGGAAAACTAATCAGTACTGTACTAACTAAAAATTGCGGAATAAAACAGCTAGAATCTAAACCAAATATATGTATGTGATCTTTGATATTTTGCAGtctaagaaaataattaaaaaagtgaaaCTTAACCTTCCGGATAGAAATAAGGACATCACGAATGGCCCCAACACAATCAATCTTGGGTGACGAGCAAAGAATTGAAGAATTTGAAAGTAAAGTAGCACAATATTGCTCAAGCTGCACGTGAGATATCTGTGCAGGAACCCAATACTCAACAAACCTATAGGAGTCAGACTTGCATCTGTTTGCAATATGACTTGACAATTTCTCCTTCGGCTGAACAACACTTTCATTGGAACTATATATTAAACTATCTTTTTCATTATCATTTTGACCATCAAGAGCCAGAACATTTTTGTCTTCCACAGCGCTATCCTGAAAAGCCAGTAGGATTAAATAGGCAACAAAACAAATTTGAGATGAGGGACAAGGCCAAACCTATACATCAAAAGAAACAAACCTTCAGGTGTCCAGTTCCACTTGTGTAGTCACTCTTATCCTTCTGCACCATGGTTGGCTCAGTGTCATCTTCGTCCTGATCCTAATGAAAAGATACAAAAATATGAGACTTCCCACAAATtcacataaacaaataaatgTACAGGGATACATAttgataattttaatttaagggAAGAGATTTGATGTCTGGTCACCAGaggattgttgattaattatTAACCAGCAATCTATCATTAGTGTTGCGGCCCCCATATTAATTTGTTAGAGAAATAGTATTGTAAGcctttttgcaaaaaaaaaaaatcaagtaaaTTGATAGAAGGGGGACGATGTGGATAAAAGAAATCCAACCAACCTCAGCTGCACATGGATCGCACGACTCCTTGACTGTAGGATTATAATCTAACCTGCAAAGTAAAGAACCAATCACTTAGACGTGAAAAACACTTAATATGTTGAA
Coding sequences within it:
- the LOC123896807 gene encoding helicase protein MOM1-like isoform X2, giving the protein MVNSTRASQKAKDEENVRVTRSREKAKINGHPNLLDTDSTRKSTRETPLRKTNASSSSTQKSEQVEKATLPAPEARRKSERVEKKKTPSPLTKSGKTRNPSSSSSPSDSKSAGSLGSISRQKLQKEKSVKQLAFEAPEVTENEEHNVGTSQVKIKRMDARMYRSLFKDGKKGTIKKLSIGNCSDNKEVSKNGTLPSEDAKAKETRVDSSIDGQKCQSKGDNCSGAKIDELSKGSCSDINEVSKHGTLPSEDDKANETRVDSRLSGPMTNLAENNVTPGSFIPSNTPTYETSVVPIRVQSDCCREETLPTLASGNSILDDDDMVSNNAGLGGGENLAPSKRKVITVDTESNVSSTISKGDNANLIPDALPSKLGGNESCSKRTRLDYNPTVKESCDPCAAEDEDDTEPTMVQKDKSDYTSGTGHLKDSAVEDKNVLALDGQNDNEKDSLIYSSNESVVQPKEKLSSHIANRCKSDSYRFVEYWVPAQISHVQLEQYCATLLSNSSILCSSPKIDCVGAIRDVLISIRKCCNHPYVNDPSVQTLLFKDLEEVDYPSDKEKLVEYLNVGIKASGKLQLLDSMLTELRKNNLRALVLFQSIGKDSIGDILDDFLRQRFDVDSFERIDKSLSSSKKQAAMKKFNDKNNKRFVFLMETSACLPSIKLSSIDTVIIFDSDWNPMNDLRSLQKITLDSQFQFIKMFRLYTAFTAEEKALILATQDKALDINCLYSSRGLNHTLLMWGASRLFDELGVSLDGSTSTSSPIPLLEKTVSEFTSCLSDAGEDSDTSSHSILLKVQQNGGSYCSNFPLLGELKLGSLDEESPQTFWTKLLEGKHFRWKYSSSPSQRSRKRVHCFNNLEGGTNPVNEGITKKRMKVSNNTVDQPTSKSEGEKLPTGVKAGIFGDLVGKVTQFFPSSNKPQDNGVGSEKNGRIHDEQRSLHLLLKPQITKLCDVLLLPDNVKNMVDNFLEYVMNHHHVDREPVSILQAFQISLIWTAASLLNHKLDHKASLILAEQNLNFDCKKGEVDLIFSMLRCLKKIFLHRTENCNNTSSPKASKSPRVSCTGVAQEVELFKKDLSKSIKKIQKKCEKTLNKIRLMHQEEKQRLRASNEAQKAELERKYTIELAFTRSCSPNEVTRIEMLKILNIEHQKRIEDLEFQYETSLKDLEDKHSAHILKVQDCETTWVEDLKSWAKNELRNIVALKELGTGFDYSQMCDNVAESMKETGAVVPQKNSPSVDKTVEQQNSLVKHDRANEMDIMVSNDRAVSGNEDHNTTENQHVSQENILSKLSHSREQNSYGATSMTDEAIRSENFGHESRDGCEKPSLDTACLPDCREQNSDCATSMTDEDNRCANFGHRSRDGCEIPSLGTACLPDCENATHPVHQCSDGVSSSVPEGQIPGEVQETTNGGDSVSVSKRQVHVEMSEAVNFTDCLLQSPPSYVAQISDRGSIDVPVIDGVSSPRPCQAACSTSCRDTISLSNPPLEQQIPDGLLSIPDGDIPVTVPENSHAVADCHKDIEPSTNAVLVDNSTTNDLEGGVLGTVTSAPVSSRPVNVMEPLEQGQQLPSVESAADKDSAGEMQNSYEQVQLASRSADVVPANQITVPPKQVHQLAAAELSSNLGMLGLSNFHLATEDEHQPSNVPDIPTHHPEPSSAVPNKNVAQPHSNSALFLHSNQAAVHPVSNSDLDSVTASRVRTQSANPRNLSTPLEMNNHPIQSTAPSSSTRLPHLSYDPLKIEFEKIQKAIEQTSKSHEDSKLRLKSDFEKELAELRKKYDVKFQEMEVEFQRTKKTLDTNLNTVCVNKLLADAFRSKCLDLKAPGASGMQHDSLPRQLHQRSSQQTATRSLVVSGSSGQPPATSLLSPSIAPSQPPATSLLSPPIAPKSQHMVPPGYNKSGTSSGVSARPPLINTTRSSIARDVQTGGEIRAPAPHLQSSRPPNSVPPSSFHPLLLRNLSQTAPSNLRAISPSHARVPPLQRPTTHQSNPQTGYRPDSAGRLATPNLPLTGSHGNVSNQSNITSPNVISRLSDTAPANLSRFGPNSSSMVINSSHQAASADLVCLSDDDD